A genomic window from Aphelocoma coerulescens isolate FSJ_1873_10779 unplaced genomic scaffold, UR_Acoe_1.0 HiC_scaffold_453, whole genome shotgun sequence includes:
- the LOC138101726 gene encoding vesicle-associated membrane protein 2 → MSAPSAPAAPPPAAGEGGGPPAPPPNLTSNRRLQQTQAQVDEVVDIMRVNVDKVLERDQKLSELDDRADALQAGASQFETSAAKLKRKYWWKNLK, encoded by the exons GTCGGCGccctcggcccccgccgcccctccccccgccgcgGGCGAAGGGGGGGgaccccccgcccctccccccaacctGACCAGCAACCGGCGGCTGCAGCAGACCCAGGCCCAAGTGGatgag GTGGTGGACATCATGCGGGTGAACGTGGACAAGGTGCTGGAGCGGGACCAGAAGCTCTCGGAGCTGGACGATCGGGCGGACGCGCTCCAGGCCGGAGCCTCCCAGTTCGAGACCAGCGCGGCCAAGCTCAAGCGCAAGTACTGGTGGAAGAACCTCAAG